The genomic region GTTGTTATTTTATCATATTCAGTCTTATTAAGTCGTTGATAACTCTAAAAAATACGATAACTTACCTTAACGCGAATTGAAATTAAGCTCAATATAAGATTAAAGTACGTCTTATTAATCATCATAAAGAGCCCAAGCACTATTGGGCATCAACATGTCTTATAGCGCTTGGACTCTTTATTTATATTAATATTATTGATTCCATAATTCTGCTAAACCTTGGAATGAAAAGAAACCTGTAAATAGTGTAACAATTACGGCTACAATTCCAAATATAAGCATCCAAGTTGGGTGATGGTAATCTCCAACAATTCGCTTGTTTTTAGAAGCAATTAATATTGTACCTAATGTAATAGGAAGGATTAATCCATTAAGTGCCCCTGCAATGATTAATAATTTAATAGGTTTCCCGATTGATAAGAAAATCAATGTTGAGATCACGATAAATATTATGACAACATAATTATCAAACTTGTTCAGTTTATGATGCAATGTTTTAATAAAGGTAGTACTAGTGTATGCAGAACCGATCACTGATGACATGGCAGCCGCAAATAAAACAATACCAAAAATATTTTTTCCGATTGGGCCAATAGCATGTTCAAATACCGATGCAGGTGGATTATCTGGGTTTAACGTAACACCGGTTACAACAACACCTAGTACAGCTAAGAATAATAAACCACGCATTACACCAGTTGTCAGTATACCAGTAATTGCTGATCGATTAACAAAAGGTAAGTATTCTTTTCCCTTTATATTAGCATCTAAAATACGGTGCGCACCGGCAAACGTAATATATCCACCAACTGTACCGCCTACTAATGTAATAATAGGTAGTACTAAAGCTGTTGGGTTTTCAGGTAGTATCATATGTTTTGCAGCATCGGCATAAGGTGGGTTAGATTGAAGCATGACATATGCAACGATACCAATCATTAAAATACCTAAAAACATAGTTACAACGTCCATTATTTTTTGACCATTTTTCGATACAAATACTAAAATAGCGATGACAGCTGTTATCGCAGCCCCAATTCTTACATCTAAACTAAAAATAGCATTAAGTCCAAGTCCAGCACCAGCTATATTTCCAATATTAAACGCTAAGCCACCAATTGCTATTAGAATAGAAATAAACGTTCCTAACCCTTTTAAAACATCATTTGCAATTTCTTGACCACGTTGTCCAGTTACAACGAGAACACGCCAAATATTAATTTGAGCCCCGATATCAATAATAATTGATAATAAGATAGCAAAAGCGAAACTAGCTAAGAACTTTTCAGTAAAAACAGCAGTTTGTGTTAAAAATGCTGGACCAATAGCAGATGTTGCCATTAAAAAGACTGATCCTAATAATAAACGTTTATGTGCTTTTGTAAATTTGAATTCACCTGGATTTTCAAGTTTGTTTAAGTTTTTCCCCATTCATTAACCCCCTATTTTGACAATATCAACGTTAACCTCCGAGAGCCTTTTACGAATTTGTTCGACAAATTCTAACGCATGAGCCCCGTCACCGTGCACACAAATGGTGTCAGCAGAAATATCTATATCTTCTCCTGAAATAGCAGTTACTTTATTTTCAGTGACCATTCTAACAACCTGTGCAATGGCCTCATCAGTATCTTCAATAACCGCTCCTTCTTTTTTTCGGCTCACAAGTTGCCCATCTTTTTCGTAGCGACGATCAGCAAATACTTCAGAAGCTGTTTTTAAACCTAATTTTTTAGCTTCATCAATGAGTATAGAATGTGATAATCCAACTAAAACGATTTTTGAATCGACATCCTTAACCGCCTGAGCAATCGCTTGAGCTATTTTTGGATCACGTGCACCCATTTGATACAATGCACCATGAGGTTTAACATGATTCATTTTTACATTTTGGATATCGCAAAAAGCCTTTAAAGCTCCTATTTGATATACAACCATATTATAAATCTCATGTGGTGACATATCTAAATTTCGTCTGCCAAATCCCTGTAAATCATTAAATCCTGGATGAGCACCAATAGCGACACCATTCTCTTTCGCTAATTTAACTGTTTGTGCCATAACGTTTTCGTCACCAGCATGAAAGCCACAAGCAATATTAGCTGAAGTAATAAGTGGTATTATAGCGTCATCATTACCTATTTTATAATTTCCAAAGCTTTCTCCTAAATCACAATTCAAATCAACTTTAGTCATTATGAGCCTCCTTGATAATATCATGACGGTCTAAGAATTTGATGTCTACATCTCTTGCATCACCTTCATAGTATGGTGGATAAGATAAAACAGCATACAGAAAATCAGCAGTTGTAGTAAAACCATCAATAACCATTTCATCAAGTGTAACTTTTAATTTATTGATAGCATGGTTACGATCGTCACCTTTAACAATCACTTTTGCTACTAAAGAATCATAATATGATGACACAGTATAACCGCTATATAACAATGAGTCAACACGAATATTAAAACCTTGTGGCAAATGTAATCTTTCAACGGTACCTGGTGAAGGACGAAAGGCTTGTTCAGGATTTTCAGCATTGATACGTGCCTCGATGACATGACCTTCAAATGGAATCTCTTCTTGTTTAAGTTTTAATTCGCCTTCTTGCATGATTAAGAGTTGTTGTCTCACTAAATCAATGTTAGTTCTCATTTCTGTCACAGTGTGTTCAACTTGTATACGTGCATTCATCTCAATAAAATAATATGCATCTTCAGTTACTAAAAATTCAATTGTTCCTGCACTCCGATAATTTGACGCTTTTGCTACTTTTACCGCATCATTACAAATTTTTTCACGCTTCTCAGGTGTAAGAGCACTACATGGCGATTCTTCAATTAATTTTTGATTTTTACGTTGTACAGAACAGTCCCGCTCGCCTAAATGAATAAAATGGTGTGATCCATCTCCTAATACTTGAACCTCAACATGTTTCGCAACAGGTATAAATGCTTCAACATAAATACGGTCATCGTTAAAGTATTTATTTCCTTCACTTTTCGCTTCTTTAAATGATTGTTCAAGTTGGCTTTCATCTTTAACAATACGAATTCCTTTTCCACCACCGCCACTTGCAGCTTTCAATACGAGTGGATATCCTAGTTCATCTGCTAATTGTTTGACTTCATCAACAGATTCAACTGATGATTTTGATCCAGGAATAATAGGTACCCCTGCTTTATCGACTGTTTGACGTGCTGTGATTTTATCTCCCATTAATTCCATGGTTTCTTTAGTAGGACCAATGAAATAAAGACCTTCGTTTTCTACTTTTTCAGCAAAGACTGGGCTTTCAGATAAAAATCCATAACCAGGGTGAATAGCAGTGGCATGTGTGACTTCGGCAGCTGACAAGATATTACGTATGTTTAAATAACTGTCTAATGGGTTTGCATCGCCTATACACACTGCATAGTCAGCTAACTTTACATGTAAACTATCTTCGTCTCCCACTGCATATACAGCAACTGACTCCATATTCATTTCTCTAAGTGCTCGAATGATTCGAACAGCAATTTCACCTCTATTTGCAATTAGTACACGATTCATATTCTCCCACCTTACTTCAATCTTAAAATAATTTGATTATGTTCAACATTTTCACCATGATCGACAAGGATTTCTACTATTTCCCCGGCTTCATCTGATTTGACTTCGTTCATCACTTTCATCGCTTCTACATAACCAATGATATCGCCTTTGTTAATTTTATCTCCAACTTTGATGACAGGTTTTGTTAATTCTTTTTCATCTTGCAAGTAAAAAGTTCCGATCATTTGAGAGCGTACTTCAGTATACGCTTCATTTTGTTCCGAAGATTGATTAGTTACAATTTCATTATTTTGGGATTGTGTCGTATTAACGTTAACTTCATCATTTGTATAAGTAGATTGTGAAGCAGGCAGGTCTAATTCGAGTTCCATTTCATCATCGCTATATCTAAAATGTTTAGCTCCATAACTTTTTAATAAATTTAAAGTTTGTTCAATTTGTTTTAAATCCATGGTCTACTATCTCCTTTTAATACACTTTTTATTTTTCTTTGAGTTGGACGGATGTGATTTAGATAACGCTTAGGCTTACGTCTTATTTGTGATTTAGCATCTTCTAATTTACGCGCTTTACGTGTTAATATTTCATTTGCTTCATTAAACGTAACCCACTCAAATTTTATGACCTCACCAGGTCGTCGTTGAACAATATCAACTATATCGCAATCAATAACGGTTGCAATTTTTGTATATCCTCCAACAGTTTGCCTATCATTTAAAAGAATAATAGGATTGCCATCGTTGGGTACTTGTATGCTTCCTAATGCCACTGGCTCTGATATAATGTCTGCTGTCTCAATAGGTTTGATAGAATCTCCTTTTAAACGATAACCCATTCGATCAGAGCTTTCAGATACTTTGAACTCGATACGTTCGATTTCTTTAATCGTACGTCTTGAAAAAGATTCAAGTTGTGGGCCATCCATTATACCTATTGGCAACTGTGTTGATGGACTAAAACTAACATAATCTGTCGTTCGTCCAATTAAACTTAAATCAAGTTGTGTAGGTTTGGTTTTTAAAATATCATTTTCTTTTAAAACACGTCCTCGGTAACCACCTACTTTTGTCCTAGTATGTGTGGAATAGCTACCTTCAACTTTTGGAATATCTAGTGGTTCAGCAAAACCTATGTATGCACGCATACCTTTTGTAGCTGTCCCTAAATCTAATACATCACCATTTTCAACTTTAATAACAGTTTGATGTGGGATTTTCTCACCGTTTAATGTTGCCGAAAATATAGCCCCAGTTATTGCAAAGAGATTTTGAGATAGAAACTTTATCTTAGGGCCTATCATAGTTACTTCGATGACTGGTTGACCTTCTGTTTCTAACAATGTGTTTAATATTTCATAACTAGGTCTATCCATGACACCAGCTGGGGAAAAACCTTCTGCTTGATGCCCAAATCGTCCCTCATCTTGAATAGTCGAAAATAACCCCGGTTTAAGAATTTTAATGGTCATCGTCAATCATCACCCATTCATCGTAATCTATTAGTCCTTTTTCGACATATCTTTCAATATGTAAAAATTGTTCTTCATTAATGGGATAAAATTTAATTTTATCTCCAGGTCGATATAATATTTTAGGAGTGCGGTTCAAATCGAATACGTCAATAGGTGTACGACCAATAATTTGCCATCCTCCAGGAGAATCAGCAGGATACACACCTGTTTGATTATTCGCAATGCCCACTGATCCAGCCTTAATTCGTAATCGCGGCTCAGACTTTCGTGGTGTATGAATATGTTCATCAAGTCCGCCTAAAAATGGAAAACCAGGCATAAATCCAATCATATAGACAAGATAATAGCCTTCAGTATGATATCGAATGACATTTTCAACCGATAAATTGTTATGCTCGGCTACAATTTCTAAATCAGGCCCCCATTTACCCCCGTATAAAACTGGAATATTAACAATACGTCGTCTAGTTTGTTCATGCACTCGGTCAAAATTAAAATCATTAAGCTTAAGCTCATCAACTATTGTTTCATAATTGATAGACATTCCATCAAAATAGACTAATATAGCGCGATACGATGGTACAATTTCTTTAACAAATGGATGCTGTAATGAATTGATATAATCGACAACTGCATATACTTCATCGAATATGCGTTCATTAATATTTGCTTCAAAATAAATCATGAATGATTGCTCGCTAATCTGTCTAGAATGCATTTTCATCCCCCTTCCAGAAAACCCTTACAAAAATATTTTAGCATCAAACATCAGCACTGACAATTTGATATTTAACTTCTATTTAAGTTTAGTTATTAAATAAATTAAATTTATATTTAAAGTTAGTTAAATGTAATGATTCTGTATTCATAAATACCTCTAAACCCTTTAGATTAAACACTAGCTTTAAAGCGCTAAAATATGTGGAGATCATTAGATTTGATTCATATTAAATAAGAGGAAGTTAGGGTTTTAAGAGTCGTTCTGTCGAATATAATATGCTTCGACAGAGCACATTTTAGTAAACCACTTATCAGCTCATAAGCACATATTGACACAATAAATATGTCGCACTTAGACAGTCGCTTAGGTTTATAAAATCTTTAACTCTGTTATCCTAACTTCCTCAAAATATTAAAGGGTAAACTTATGAAATTTTTACGATTTTAACATTCATTTCTGCGCCATTTGGTAAAGGTACACGAACTTCATCATTAAGTTGCTTACCAATTAAAGCTTTAGCAATAGGTGATTCGTTTGAAATTTTACCATTAAAAGCATCAGACTCAGCTGATCCAACGATTTGATAACTTTCTTCTTCGTCACCAGGTAATTCAACAAAAGTTACTGTTTTACCGATTTGAACAACGTGATTATCACCGGTATCTTCAATGATTAATGCATGACGTAACATTGTTTCGATACGTTGGATATCTTGTTCGATGAAACCTTGCTCATCTTTAGCTGCATCATACTCTGAGTTCTCTGATAAATCTCCAAAGCTACGCGCGACCTTGATTTTTTCTACAACTTCTGGTCGCTTTACTGTTTTTAATTCTTCTAGTTCTTTTTCTAATTTTTCATAACCCTCTTGAGTCATAGGGTATTGTTTTTGATTTTCCATATTCTTATCATCCTTTAACTTAAATTTGTTTTTGCACGAGTGCTTGAATTTTAGTCGTCATGATATCAATAGCGACTTTGTTACTTCCGCCCTCTGGAATAATTATATCTGCAAACTTTTTTGTCGGTTCGATAAACTGATTGTGCATTGGACGGACCACACTTAAATATTGATCAATGACAGATTCCATTGTTCGACCGCGCTCTTTAGTGTCTCTTAATAGGCGTCTTAAGATTCTTAAATCAGCGTCAGTGTCAACATAAATTTTAACATCCATCATATTTCGAAGTGTTTCATTTTCAAGCGCAAATATGCCTTCTACGATAATAACATCTTTAGGTTCAAAAGCAATTGTTTTATCACTACGCGTATGTTGAGAATAGTTATATGTTGGAACTTCAACAGCAATACCATTTTGCAAATCCTTTAAATTGCTAATTAATAAATCATTATCAAAAGCAAAAGGATGATCATAATTTGTTTCTAACCTTTCTTCAAATGTAAGATGAGATTGATCTTTATAATAATAATCTTGTTCTATTAAAGCGACACTATGGCCTTTGAGTTGATTCATAATTTCATTTGTAACAGATGTTTTACCGGAACCAGAACCACCGGCAATCCCAATTATTGTCGTCGAAGTCAAATTCATACTTCCTTTCTCATCATGTTGTTAGTATAAATAGGATGGTCCACTTTAATTTGTATGATTTGAAGTGGGTGTCGAGCAGCATCTAAACGATTACCTTCTTCATCATAAATGGCTTCAACAACTTGTTTAAATGTTTCTATTTCTGGACCAAAAAATTCTATTTCATCTCCTGGTCTAAAGTGATTTCGTTGTTGGATAGTGGCAATTTTAGAAGATGTATCATAATCCAAAACAAGGCCAACAAAATCATATGGCGCTTTTTTCGAAGATTCATTTCCAAACATTTGTTCTTCATATCCTGGTGTTCCTTCAAAAAATGCGGGTGCAGTGTCTCGATTAGCACATTTATCTAATTCGTGTAACCATTCTGTTTTAATTTTGAAATTTTCAGGATCTGCTGCATAAGCATCAATGACTTTTCGATATACTGATACCACTGTAGCAATATAGTGAATAGACTTCATTCGTCCTTCAATTTTCAACGAATCAATGCCTAAATCCATCATATTAGGTATCGACTCGATTAGTTTTAAGTCACGTGGACTCATAGCAAATGGAGTAGCTTGATTGTCTTTATAATAAATATCTAATTCGCCCTCATTATCAACAGTGAGTAAATCATAGTCCCAACGACAGCTTTGACAACATCCTCCACGATTTGAGTCACGTGCAGTCATATGATTACTTAACGTACAACGACCTGAGTAGGCAATACACATAGCACCATGAATAAATGCTTCAATTTCGATATCAACTTTATCTTTAATTTCTTGCATTTCCATCGCACCAGTTTCTCTTGCTAATACGACTCGGTCTAATCCTTCATTCTTCCAATATTCAACCGCTTTATAATTACTAAGTGATTGCTGTGTTGACAAGTGAATTTCCAATTGAGGTGCCACACGCTTACACGTTTCGATAATCAGTGGATCTGCTACTATAATACCTGTCGCACCTGTTGATTCCAATTGTTTGAGATATGCATCTAAACCGTCAATATTTTCATCATGGGCGATAATATTTGTAGTAATATAAACTTTTGCACCGTAACGATTAGCAAATTCGACACCTTCACGTATTTCATCAATTGTAAAATTATCCGCATTTGAACGTAAACCGTATTCTTGGCCACCTATAAAAACTGCATCAGCACCGTAATGAACTGCGATTTTTAATTTTTCTAGATTACCAGCGGGTGCAAGCAATTCAGGCTTTTTAATTTTTGGCTTTGAATGTGATTGAATTTCATCTAATACCTTCATTTTATCTCTCCTAATTTTTAGTACACCGTTTGCTTAAATAAAAATCCTTCGTCAAATGGACGATGTTCAGGTTGGATTTCTTCTATAGGATCTATTAACATAAATTTTTCATCTTCGTAAGTGTCTGGGTCTTCCTCATATAAATCTATAGCCTCGCGATATTGTTGCGTCACTACATTGATATATTCTTCGCTGTGTAATAGACCGTCAATTTTAAAACTATCGATACCTGCCTCAAAAAGAGGTTCTAATTCTTCAATTAAACAAATATCATTTGGAGACATAATATGGGTACCATTATAATCTTCATATACAGGATATTTATTTTCACGTTCCTCATCGTAAAGTAAGAGCTGTGTATCTTCATTTAAATTTTGACGTTCAATTTTCATTTGTCTCTCTTGAAAGGTGTAATAATTACCTAGTAACATTCGTTTTGACTGGAACATACAAGTCATACCATGAACTTGTACTTCAATTTCCACGTCGCTATTTTCTTTAATGCTAATAATTTCTTCCAAGCTAAGTTCTCTAGCTAAAACAGCTCTTTTTGCCCCTCTTCGCCCCCAATAATTACATTGAAAATGATTTGTAACAAGTGTTTCTGCATTCCAATGTAAAGGAATTGGATTAGCTTGTTCTTGTACTATCATCACAACAGCTGGATCACCGAAAATAATACGATCCACTTGTATTTCATGTAAAAAGCGAATATAATCTTCAACTGCTGGAATATGATAATTATGGAATATGCCATTAACAGCAGCATACGCCTTTTTATCAGCCTCATGAATGAGTGCTACAGCTTTTCGCATATCTTCTTTGTTAAACTCTCCTGCTAATCGCAAACCGAACTTTTCTTCACCAATAATAAAAGCATCAGCACCTTTTTCGATTAAAGTTTCAATGTGTGCTATTGATTTTGGTGTTACAACTAATTCAGTCATTTTAATTCTCCTTTACTGAGATGGCTAATCCATCATCCATGTTTATAAAATTCGTTGTATAATTTTCATTTTGACTCAACCATTTATTAAATTTTTGTATTTTCTTCACCATTTGTTTTACATTTCGACTTCTAACAATAGAAATATCAGAGACAAAGTCATGATATAGTATATTGTCAATAATAATCATACCATTCATACTCAAAAGTGGTTCGTATAACTCAAAGAAACGCTGTGACTGTGCCTTTGCAGCATCAATGAAAATCATATCATACATGACATCATTCACATCTTGAAATGCTTCTAGAGCGTCTTTTTCAATAAGTCTGATTTGCGTTTGATAGCCTAATTGCTCGATATTATTTTTGGCTTCTTGAATCATTTTAGGATCACGTTCAATAGTTGTAACTTTAATACTTGAATCAACTGATGCAAATTGCATACTACTATATCCTATCGCACTACCAATTTCCAAAATATGTTTAGGTTTATGGATACGTATCAATTGTTGAATTAAATCTAACGACAGTTGATGAATAATAGGAACTTGATTTTCTTCTGCGTAACGTCTTAACGCATCTATTTTTGAATTATATTTTTTTAAACCTTTAAAGTAATGGGTATTTTTATTTTCCATATTTAAACTTCCTTTTGTAATAATCAAAAAATAAACCAGTCTGTTGACTGATTTAAATGAAGGGATGAAAAGTTTTATTACGCTTTGATACAATGGGGTATTACAAACGCAAATGATTGCGCTCATGATGTCTTACAATCATTTAAAAAGCGTATAAAATTCGTGACATACGTTTAAATAACTTCTATATATTTTATCATAATCATCAACTGATTTTAAAGAGAAATTCAAATATTTCTTTGGTTAGATGACTCATATAAATACGAGTACAAATATAACAATCTTAAAAAGATGATATATTTGTACTCGTCATGTAAAATAATTATTTGAATTTATGCAACTTAACTTTCTGGATCATCCATATTTGTGTTCACAACTTCTTCAATCATATCCCATTCTTCATCAGTTTCAACGGGCAAAAACTTACCCCCTTCACCTGAATCATCAGCTTGATTAATCATTGGAATCAACTCGATAAAGTCATCATCATCAGCTTGGGCTCCTTCTTCAGCTAAAATGACATAGTCTTTATCAAATTCAGGATGATAAAACTCTAACATTTTTCTATATAACACTTCGTTGCCATTTTCATCAAAAAGTGTTAATAATTGTTCTTCATTATTAATTTCAAATTCGTTATTTTGACTATCTGTCATGATTATTCGCTCCTTAATTTAATGAATCTAAGTAACCTTGTAAAATGAATACAGCGGCCATTTTATCAATAACTTTTTTTCTCTTTGCACGAGATACATCGGCTTCTAGCAATGA from Staphylococcus felis harbors:
- the greA gene encoding transcription elongation factor GreA — translated: MENQKQYPMTQEGYEKLEKELEELKTVKRPEVVEKIKVARSFGDLSENSEYDAAKDEQGFIEQDIQRIETMLRHALIIEDTGDNHVVQIGKTVTFVELPGDEEESYQIVGSAESDAFNGKISNESPIAKALIGKQLNDEVRVPLPNGAEMNVKIVKIS
- the pxpA gene encoding 5-oxoprolinase subunit PxpA codes for the protein MTKVDLNCDLGESFGNYKIGNDDAIIPLITSANIACGFHAGDENVMAQTVKLAKENGVAIGAHPGFNDLQGFGRRNLDMSPHEIYNMVVYQIGALKAFCDIQNVKMNHVKPHGALYQMGARDPKIAQAIAQAVKDVDSKIVLVGLSHSILIDEAKKLGLKTASEVFADRRYEKDGQLVSRKKEGAVIEDTDEAIAQVVRMVTENKVTAISGEDIDISADTICVHGDGAHALEFVEQIRKRLSEVNVDIVKIGG
- a CDS encoding DUF1292 domain-containing protein, with the translated sequence MTDSQNNEFEINNEEQLLTLFDENGNEVLYRKMLEFYHPEFDKDYVILAEEGAQADDDDFIELIPMINQADDSGEGGKFLPVETDEEWDMIEEVVNTNMDDPES
- a CDS encoding acetyl-CoA carboxylase biotin carboxyl carrier protein, producing the protein MDLKQIEQTLNLLKSYGAKHFRYSDDEMELELDLPASQSTYTNDEVNVNTTQSQNNEIVTNQSSEQNEAYTEVRSQMIGTFYLQDEKELTKPVIKVGDKINKGDIIGYVEAMKVMNEVKSDEAGEIVEILVDHGENVEHNQIILRLK
- a CDS encoding acetyl-CoA carboxylase biotin carboxylase subunit; translation: MNRVLIANRGEIAVRIIRALREMNMESVAVYAVGDEDSLHVKLADYAVCIGDANPLDSYLNIRNILSAAEVTHATAIHPGYGFLSESPVFAEKVENEGLYFIGPTKETMELMGDKITARQTVDKAGVPIIPGSKSSVESVDEVKQLADELGYPLVLKAASGGGGKGIRIVKDESQLEQSFKEAKSEGNKYFNDDRIYVEAFIPVAKHVEVQVLGDGSHHFIHLGERDCSVQRKNQKLIEESPCSALTPEKREKICNDAVKVAKASNYRSAGTIEFLVTEDAYYFIEMNARIQVEHTVTEMRTNIDLVRQQLLIMQEGELKLKQEEIPFEGHVIEARINAENPEQAFRPSPGTVERLHLPQGFNIRVDSLLYSGYTVSSYYDSLVAKVIVKGDDRNHAINKLKVTLDEMVIDGFTTTADFLYAVLSYPPYYEGDARDVDIKFLDRHDIIKEAHND
- a CDS encoding biotin-dependent carboxyltransferase family protein, encoding MTIKILKPGLFSTIQDEGRFGHQAEGFSPAGVMDRPSYEILNTLLETEGQPVIEVTMIGPKIKFLSQNLFAITGAIFSATLNGEKIPHQTVIKVENGDVLDLGTATKGMRAYIGFAEPLDIPKVEGSYSTHTRTKVGGYRGRVLKENDILKTKPTQLDLSLIGRTTDYVSFSPSTQLPIGIMDGPQLESFSRRTIKEIERIEFKVSESSDRMGYRLKGDSIKPIETADIISEPVALGSIQVPNDGNPIILLNDRQTVGGYTKIATVIDCDIVDIVQRRPGEVIKFEWVTFNEANEILTRKARKLEDAKSQIRRKPKRYLNHIRPTQRKIKSVLKGDSRPWI
- a CDS encoding peptidase U32 family protein — protein: MTELVVTPKSIAHIETLIEKGADAFIIGEEKFGLRLAGEFNKEDMRKAVALIHEADKKAYAAVNGIFHNYHIPAVEDYIRFLHEIQVDRIIFGDPAVVMIVQEQANPIPLHWNAETLVTNHFQCNYWGRRGAKRAVLARELSLEEIISIKENSDVEIEVQVHGMTCMFQSKRMLLGNYYTFQERQMKIERQNLNEDTQLLLYDEERENKYPVYEDYNGTHIMSPNDICLIEELEPLFEAGIDSFKIDGLLHSEEYINVVTQQYREAIDLYEEDPDTYEDEKFMLIDPIEEIQPEHRPFDEGFLFKQTVY
- a CDS encoding NRAMP family divalent metal transporter, yielding MGKNLNKLENPGEFKFTKAHKRLLLGSVFLMATSAIGPAFLTQTAVFTEKFLASFAFAILLSIIIDIGAQINIWRVLVVTGQRGQEIANDVLKGLGTFISILIAIGGLAFNIGNIAGAGLGLNAIFSLDVRIGAAITAVIAILVFVSKNGQKIMDVVTMFLGILMIGIVAYVMLQSNPPYADAAKHMILPENPTALVLPIITLVGGTVGGYITFAGAHRILDANIKGKEYLPFVNRSAITGILTTGVMRGLLFLAVLGVVVTGVTLNPDNPPASVFEHAIGPIGKNIFGIVLFAAAMSSVIGSAYTSTTFIKTLHHKLNKFDNYVVIIFIVISTLIFLSIGKPIKLLIIAGALNGLILPITLGTILIASKNKRIVGDYHHPTWMLIFGIVAVIVTLFTGFFSFQGLAELWNQ
- the udk gene encoding uridine kinase, whose amino-acid sequence is MTSTTIIGIAGGSGSGKTSVTNEIMNQLKGHSVALIEQDYYYKDQSHLTFEERLETNYDHPFAFDNDLLISNLKDLQNGIAVEVPTYNYSQHTRSDKTIAFEPKDVIIVEGIFALENETLRNMMDVKIYVDTDADLRILRRLLRDTKERGRTMESVIDQYLSVVRPMHNQFIEPTKKFADIIIPEGGSNKVAIDIMTTKIQALVQKQI
- a CDS encoding O-methyltransferase → MENKNTHYFKGLKKYNSKIDALRRYAEENQVPIIHQLSLDLIQQLIRIHKPKHILEIGSAIGYSSMQFASVDSSIKVTTIERDPKMIQEAKNNIEQLGYQTQIRLIEKDALEAFQDVNDVMYDMIFIDAAKAQSQRFFELYEPLLSMNGMIIIDNILYHDFVSDISIVRSRNVKQMVKKIQKFNKWLSQNENYTTNFINMDDGLAISVKEN
- a CDS encoding peptidase U32 family protein, with product MKVLDEIQSHSKPKIKKPELLAPAGNLEKLKIAVHYGADAVFIGGQEYGLRSNADNFTIDEIREGVEFANRYGAKVYITTNIIAHDENIDGLDAYLKQLESTGATGIIVADPLIIETCKRVAPQLEIHLSTQQSLSNYKAVEYWKNEGLDRVVLARETGAMEMQEIKDKVDIEIEAFIHGAMCIAYSGRCTLSNHMTARDSNRGGCCQSCRWDYDLLTVDNEGELDIYYKDNQATPFAMSPRDLKLIESIPNMMDLGIDSLKIEGRMKSIHYIATVVSVYRKVIDAYAADPENFKIKTEWLHELDKCANRDTAPAFFEGTPGYEEQMFGNESSKKAPYDFVGLVLDYDTSSKIATIQQRNHFRPGDEIEFFGPEIETFKQVVEAIYDEEGNRLDAARHPLQIIQIKVDHPIYTNNMMRKEV
- the pxpB gene encoding 5-oxoprolinase subunit PxpB, whose protein sequence is MHSRQISEQSFMIYFEANINERIFDEVYAVVDYINSLQHPFVKEIVPSYRAILVYFDGMSINYETIVDELKLNDFNFDRVHEQTRRRIVNIPVLYGGKWGPDLEIVAEHNNLSVENVIRYHTEGYYLVYMIGFMPGFPFLGGLDEHIHTPRKSEPRLRIKAGSVGIANNQTGVYPADSPGGWQIIGRTPIDVFDLNRTPKILYRPGDKIKFYPINEEQFLHIERYVEKGLIDYDEWVMIDDDH